The following are from one region of the Prionailurus bengalensis isolate Pbe53 chromosome A2, Fcat_Pben_1.1_paternal_pri, whole genome shotgun sequence genome:
- the XCR1 gene encoding chemokine XC receptor 1, whose amino-acid sequence MEPSGIPESTTPFDYDDQSFLCESKNFAFATLSTTILYFLVFLLSLVGNSLVLWVLVKFESLESLTNVFILNLCLSDVAFSFLLPVWILGYHWGWVLGDFLCKLLNMIFSISLYSSIFFLTIMTVHRYVSVVRPLSSMRVHTLQCRVLVTAAVWATSILSSIIDAIFHKVFPSGCNYSEVRWFIASVYQHNIIFLLSVGIILFCYVEILRTLFRSRSKRHHRTVRLIFTIVVVYFLSWAPYNLILFLQTLLKLGVIQSCEFIQQLDYALLICRNVAFSHCCFNPVLYVFVGVKFRRHLKSLLRHFWLCRQQASSIPPHTLGPFNYEGASFF is encoded by the coding sequence ATGGAGCCCTCAGGCATCCCAGAGTCCACCACTCCTTTTGACTATGACGATCAGAGCTTTCTGTGTGAGAGCAAGAACTTCGCCTTTGCCACCCTCAGCACCACCATCCTGTACTTCCTGGTGTTTCTCCTCAGCCTGGTGGGCAACAGCCTGGTGTTGTGGGTCCTGGTGAAGTTCGAGAGCCTGGAGTCCCTCACCAACGTCTTTATCCTCAACCTGTGCCTCTCAGACGTGGCCTTCTCCTTCTTGTTGCCGGTGTGGATCCTGGGGTACCACtggggctgggtgctgggggacTTCCTCTGCAAGCTCCTCAACATGATCTTCTCCATCAGCCTCTACAGCAGCATCTTCTTCTTGACCATCATGACCGTCCACCGCTACGTGTCGGTGGTGAGGCCCCTCTCGTCCATGCGCGTCCACACGCTCCAGTGCCGCGTGCTGGTGACCGCGGCCGTGTGGGCGACCAGCATCCTGTCCTCAATCATCGATGCCATCTTCCACAAGGTGTTTCCTTCGGGCTGCAACTATTCGGAAGTCAGATGGTTCATAGCCTCGGTCTACCAGCACAACATCATCTTCCTGCTCTCCGTCGGGATCATCCTGTTCTGCTACGTGGAGATTCTCAGGACCCTGTTCCGCTCGCGGTCCAAACGGCACCACCGGACGGTCCGGCTCATCTTCACCATCGTGGTGGTGTACTTCCTCAGCTGGGCTCCCTACAACCTGATCCTGTTTCTACAGACACTGCTGAAACTCGGGGTCATCCAGAGCTGCGAGTTCATCCAGCAGCTGGATTACGCCTTGCTCATCTGCCGCAACGTCGCCTTCTCCCACTGCTGCTTCAACCCGGTGCTCTACGTCTTTGTCGGGGTCAAGTTCCGCAGGCATCTCAAAAGTCTGCTCCGGCACTTCTGGCTCTGCCGGCAGCAGGCGTCCAGCATCCCCCCTCACACCCTGGGCCCCTTCAACTATGAGGGCGCCTCCTTCTTTTGA